A region from the Lentisphaera profundi genome encodes:
- a CDS encoding citrate synthase, giving the protein MSDSATLNLAGKTLNLPIIEGTENEKAIDISALRKETGYVTFDPGYGNTCPSKSSITFLNGEAGALRYRGYTIAELCEKHTFEEASYLTLYGELPTTEQLKEFTSAINEHRKMPKQLEKIFDAYPDSVHPMVMINVLTSSLSAYYPEVTAISDPAQVEKATQVAIGQMLTFVAFAYRKSIGASFEYPTEPCSTAAGLLKMMFGNDYEVDPDVEKVIDELLILHVDHEFNCSTSAVRLIGSSQANLFASISGGISALWGPLHGGANQAVVEMLEYIHANNIDPQEYLEKVKRKEDGIRLMGFGHRVYKNYDPRARIIKKTCDRVMAKLGQEDPLLAIAQKLEAAALSDEYFTSRKLYPNVDFYSGIVYRAIKIPTEIFTPLFALGRLPGWIAHWREQNSDPKARIGRPRQIYTGETQR; this is encoded by the coding sequence ATGTCTGACTCAGCTACACTAAACCTCGCGGGGAAAACGCTCAATCTACCAATTATTGAGGGTACAGAAAACGAAAAAGCTATTGATATTAGCGCACTTCGCAAAGAGACTGGCTATGTAACTTTTGATCCAGGTTATGGTAATACATGCCCTTCCAAGAGTTCTATTACATTTTTAAACGGTGAAGCCGGTGCGCTTCGTTACCGTGGTTATACAATTGCAGAGTTATGTGAAAAGCATACCTTTGAAGAAGCTTCATATTTGACTCTTTATGGTGAGCTACCAACAACTGAGCAATTAAAAGAATTTACATCAGCTATTAACGAGCATAGAAAAATGCCGAAACAGCTTGAGAAGATTTTTGATGCTTATCCAGATTCAGTTCATCCGATGGTGATGATCAATGTATTGACTTCATCACTATCTGCCTACTACCCTGAAGTAACAGCTATCTCTGATCCTGCACAAGTTGAGAAAGCAACTCAGGTTGCTATTGGCCAGATGCTGACTTTTGTGGCTTTTGCTTACAGAAAAAGTATTGGTGCTAGTTTTGAGTACCCAACTGAGCCGTGCTCTACTGCTGCGGGTTTACTTAAGATGATGTTTGGCAATGACTATGAAGTTGATCCTGATGTAGAAAAAGTTATTGATGAGTTATTAATTCTTCACGTAGATCATGAATTTAACTGCTCAACTTCTGCGGTTCGTTTAATTGGTTCTTCGCAAGCTAATCTCTTCGCATCAATTTCTGGTGGTATATCGGCTCTCTGGGGTCCTTTACATGGTGGTGCCAATCAAGCTGTTGTTGAAATGTTAGAGTATATCCATGCAAATAATATTGATCCGCAAGAGTACCTAGAAAAAGTTAAGCGCAAGGAAGATGGTATTCGTCTTATGGGCTTTGGCCACCGCGTTTATAAAAACTACGATCCTCGCGCACGAATTATTAAAAAGACCTGTGATAGAGTTATGGCAAAACTTGGTCAAGAAGATCCACTTCTTGCCATTGCCCAAAAGCTTGAAGCAGCTGCTTTGTCAGATGAGTATTTCACAAGTAGAAAATTATACCCAAATGTTGATTTTTACTCAGGTATCGTTTATAGAGCGATTAAAATTCCTACAGAAATATTCACTCCATTATTTGCATTAGGCCGTTTACCTGGTTGGATAGCTCACTGGAGAGAACAAAACTCTGATCCAAAAGCAAGAATTGGTCGTCCTCGTCAAATCTATACAGGTGAGACTCAGCGCTAG
- a CDS encoding group I truncated hemoglobin: MQKLFDKIGGLEGIEKFLDSFYQIVLSDERVKDYFKNIDLVTLKSHQSFFLSYVFGGVPEYTRLSLRESHLNLKITHEGFDATVEDMITALEIQKVDSETINEVATILESTRQDIVTI, from the coding sequence ATGCAAAAACTTTTTGACAAAATTGGAGGCTTAGAAGGGATTGAAAAGTTTCTTGATTCTTTTTATCAAATAGTCCTTTCTGATGAGAGGGTTAAAGATTATTTCAAGAATATCGATCTCGTAACTCTAAAATCTCATCAAAGCTTTTTCCTTTCCTATGTATTTGGTGGCGTACCTGAATACACTAGACTCTCCTTGCGTGAGTCTCATTTAAATTTAAAAATCACTCATGAAGGATTCGATGCTACTGTTGAGGATATGATTACGGCACTAGAGATTCAAAAAGTTGATAGCGAAACTATTAATGAAGTCGCTACTATACTTGAATCCACTCGACAAGATATCGTTACGATTTAA
- a CDS encoding bile acid:sodium symporter family protein has translation MSTSKDKILKFINSQIIIISVIAGTLPALAFPEVSETWRLAGMTPWLIAGVFLCQGLGLNPKEKIDLSHNLKIISFGIIASFIIFPLIAYGVLEFSHLSPDNYFGLMLISCMPCTLVSGIVIADLAGGDRRSALFITIALNCCAVLISPILISIYLSSSAEFNTLSMMQKLALTVFIPALCGWALRKQLKCVGKKFSYTIRYAPVLFLGTVIFVNTGGQKEQILNVSLKEALYIALLSAVIHLAALFLFHFFSKHSSLTKPQGISFSICCSQKTLPLAIAVWSAHFAQSFPTALIATMIYHLIQIYLDSFIAQKWANKNKK, from the coding sequence GTGAGTACCAGTAAAGATAAAATACTAAAGTTCATCAACTCGCAAATAATTATCATTTCAGTAATCGCAGGGACCCTACCCGCCTTAGCCTTTCCAGAAGTATCGGAAACTTGGCGCTTAGCGGGGATGACTCCGTGGTTAATCGCAGGTGTATTCCTTTGCCAAGGGCTCGGCTTAAATCCAAAAGAAAAAATTGATCTCTCCCACAATCTAAAAATAATTTCATTTGGTATAATTGCCTCTTTTATTATTTTCCCATTAATCGCCTACGGAGTTCTAGAGTTCTCTCATCTCAGCCCAGATAATTATTTCGGCCTAATGCTCATCAGTTGCATGCCCTGTACACTTGTATCAGGAATTGTTATTGCAGACTTAGCAGGGGGTGATCGACGATCTGCACTCTTTATAACAATTGCTTTGAATTGCTGTGCCGTTCTCATCTCGCCCATATTAATAAGCATATACCTTTCATCAAGTGCCGAATTCAACACACTTTCAATGATGCAAAAACTAGCTTTAACAGTTTTCATCCCCGCTTTATGTGGCTGGGCCCTACGAAAACAACTAAAGTGCGTCGGCAAAAAATTTAGCTACACCATAAGATATGCACCCGTCTTATTCCTCGGGACGGTCATTTTCGTCAATACGGGAGGACAAAAAGAACAGATACTTAATGTATCATTAAAAGAAGCTCTTTACATAGCTTTATTATCCGCCGTCATTCATCTAGCGGCCCTATTCCTCTTTCATTTCTTCAGTAAACATAGCTCCCTAACAAAGCCACAAGGGATTTCATTTTCCATTTGCTGTAGTCAAAAAACTCTACCTCTCGCCATAGCCGTTTGGTCGGCACACTTTGCTCAAAGTTTTCCTACTGCTTTAATTGCAACTATGATTTATCATCTCATACAAATCTATCTAGATAGCTTTATTGCCCAAAAATGGGCTAATAAAAACAAAAAATGA
- a CDS encoding permease yields MRSFFESFWTLSQELAFPLFVGAAIAGVLHLFLDKRHITKYLSGNKCLVVIKSVFLGLPLPICSCGVLPLAVSLRSKGLSKGGVNGFLVSTPQTGIDSFLVASSFFSLPFAFAKLLIALILGLITGIGSNLIEDEETFLIDDEAVESAKENKFKSWWQHSLMVLESIWLWLFIGIAISSLISVLAESLELSKIIEPFTLWQQMGLMLLISLPLYVCATASIPIAAGFVLMGVHPAAALVFLIAGPATNAAVILPISKILGWRHVFLQLFVVIVGSCLGAYLFSFLLPQTAELIPCHSHHNSSWYKQVSAFLLMALFLRQSLLSMQDKFKATDQGLGSSFVTYVYSVEGIHCQSCVNKIQAASESLDDFALVDINKSTQEFSFRSSLESRSVFLERIKKLGFTNIKEK; encoded by the coding sequence ATGCGAAGCTTTTTTGAGAGTTTTTGGACTTTAAGTCAGGAGCTTGCCTTTCCTTTGTTTGTCGGCGCGGCCATCGCTGGTGTGCTTCATCTGTTTTTAGATAAGCGGCATATTACAAAGTATCTATCTGGGAATAAATGCTTAGTAGTGATTAAATCAGTTTTTCTGGGTTTGCCTTTACCTATATGTTCATGTGGAGTATTACCCTTAGCGGTCTCCTTAAGATCGAAAGGTCTGAGCAAGGGTGGGGTTAATGGCTTTCTGGTGAGTACGCCTCAGACTGGAATAGATTCTTTTTTGGTGGCAAGTAGTTTTTTCTCTTTACCCTTTGCTTTTGCTAAACTTTTAATAGCTTTAATATTGGGTCTCATTACGGGCATTGGTTCAAATCTAATTGAAGACGAAGAAACTTTCCTTATTGATGATGAAGCAGTCGAGTCTGCTAAAGAAAATAAATTTAAATCTTGGTGGCAGCACAGTTTGATGGTTTTGGAGTCTATTTGGCTATGGCTCTTTATAGGTATAGCCATTTCATCACTTATTAGTGTACTGGCAGAAAGTTTGGAATTGAGTAAAATAATAGAGCCTTTTACATTGTGGCAACAGATGGGGCTAATGCTTTTGATTTCTCTCCCGCTCTATGTATGTGCGACCGCATCTATACCAATTGCAGCGGGCTTTGTGTTAATGGGGGTGCATCCAGCTGCTGCCTTAGTATTTTTAATTGCAGGTCCCGCGACCAATGCGGCAGTGATTTTACCGATTTCAAAGATACTGGGGTGGAGGCATGTTTTTTTACAGCTCTTTGTGGTGATAGTAGGTTCTTGTCTTGGGGCTTATCTATTTAGTTTCTTATTACCACAAACTGCAGAGCTGATACCTTGTCATAGTCATCATAATAGTTCATGGTACAAACAAGTTTCGGCTTTCCTCCTAATGGCTCTTTTTCTTAGGCAGTCTTTGCTCTCTATGCAGGATAAATTTAAAGCCACTGATCAAGGCTTGGGTAGTAGCTTCGTGACTTATGTATATTCTGTGGAGGGCATCCATTGCCAATCATGTGTAAATAAAATTCAGGCTGCAAGTGAAAGTCTTGATGACTTTGCATTAGTTGATATTAATAAAAGCACACAAGAATTTAGTTTTAGATCATCCTTAGAATCGAGATCCGTGTTCTTGGAGAGGATTAAAAAATTAGGCTTCACGAATATAAAAGAGAAATGA
- a CDS encoding YHYH protein: protein MKKIVCGSLFLIQVSLFAHIDGYVEYTKAAQEDFGSLILAISSGKLENKVKITKDDEYIYIETNSIPNHKSTGSSGRNPNSMQETNKSYRVSAQAEINDNLTQSNPNSFGVALNGIPFRPSTAETWNNNRDWVEEAISSRGKRLLGLDSNYGHVDHSGLYHYHGSPTDFVKQQQKATRHRMALVGYAADGFPIYSEYGYKDEKNSKSGLIKLKSSYQLKKGKRPSDEPPGKYDGKYANDYEYVKGSGHLDECNGRYGITPDFPKGTYYYVITKSFPFVSRYWKGTPDASFVDRRAMGNNARGNKNGQGQGDQEGRRQGPPGQSSNNDRRPPPPHRRPRADQNEEF from the coding sequence ATGAAAAAAATAGTATGTGGTTCTTTGTTCTTGATTCAAGTGAGCCTCTTTGCTCATATTGATGGATATGTTGAATATACAAAAGCTGCTCAAGAAGATTTTGGGAGCTTAATTTTAGCTATTTCTTCAGGGAAGCTTGAAAATAAAGTAAAAATCACAAAAGATGATGAGTACATTTATATAGAAACCAATAGTATTCCCAATCATAAATCGACAGGTAGTAGTGGTCGCAACCCAAATTCTATGCAGGAAACAAATAAATCGTATAGAGTTTCAGCTCAAGCAGAAATTAACGATAACCTTACTCAATCGAATCCAAATTCTTTTGGTGTGGCACTTAATGGAATTCCTTTTAGGCCCTCTACGGCAGAGACTTGGAATAATAATCGCGATTGGGTAGAAGAAGCAATTAGTAGTCGTGGGAAAAGGCTTTTGGGTTTGGATAGTAATTATGGTCATGTTGACCATTCGGGTCTTTATCATTATCATGGGAGTCCTACAGACTTCGTTAAACAACAGCAAAAAGCGACTCGTCATCGGATGGCCTTAGTCGGCTATGCGGCAGACGGTTTTCCCATTTATAGCGAATACGGATATAAGGATGAAAAAAATTCTAAATCGGGTCTAATCAAACTCAAATCATCTTATCAGTTAAAGAAGGGGAAACGTCCATCTGATGAACCACCAGGAAAATATGATGGTAAGTATGCAAATGATTACGAGTATGTGAAAGGCAGTGGTCATCTTGATGAATGTAATGGACGTTATGGAATTACGCCGGACTTTCCGAAAGGGACTTACTATTATGTAATTACAAAAAGCTTTCCTTTTGTCTCACGCTATTGGAAGGGGACACCCGATGCGAGTTTTGTTGATCGTAGAGCAATGGGTAATAATGCTCGAGGAAATAAAAATGGACAAGGTCAGGGAGATCAAGAAGGTCGTCGTCAAGGACCTCCAGGACAAAGTTCAAATAATGACAGGAGACCACCGCCTCCTCATCGTCGACCTCGAGCAGATCAAAACGAAGAATTTTAA
- a CDS encoding IS1634 family transposase codes for MYLETIKSKRNGKIYVSHLVRETFREDGKIKHRTLSNVSKLPPAQLLALKNSLKGKKGDFNLEDLRHGRSYEFGASYVFMELAKNLGLDKMIFSQKTQCREDVLAMIVGRLVYQGSKLSLTNMYQDTFLWALAGYELGVRPDVEAHCYKPMDELLERKDKIERKLSKKHLEDGCMVLYDMTNTWFEGKYEDSDLVAFGKPKGGKVGYKQIAIGLLTDKKGCPVGVEIFKGSTSDQTTVLGEVKKLSEKYGLKNLIFTGDRGMLTPKRIAEVNEIDYSTITALTHSQIKTLHEKDNIQMELFDSRSILEVMDDDNKNIRYMLCKNENTMRDENATRRALIAKIEKELTQKSSVKQKRQRVRVAASVGRLFERCKVEKFFQWDVDDNGKLTWSLNEEKVKQEEKFDGCYIIRTDAPKENIGKDETVLAYRDLQKVEQAFRNLKTVSLELRPMHHKTDERLKSHIFLSTLAYYIQWNATQLLKLLFDEDGKYKEKRWTFQHVVERLKSIRITENLIDGVVVKKEVSQPDEEQQKILNLLGVKLK; via the coding sequence ATGTATCTCGAGACCATAAAATCTAAGCGCAACGGAAAAATCTATGTGAGCCATCTCGTTCGTGAGACTTTTCGTGAAGACGGAAAGATCAAGCATCGCACGCTCAGTAATGTTTCGAAGTTACCCCCAGCTCAATTATTGGCTCTAAAGAATAGTCTCAAGGGCAAGAAAGGTGATTTTAACCTGGAGGACTTACGGCACGGGCGCAGCTATGAATTTGGTGCGAGCTACGTCTTCATGGAGCTCGCTAAGAATCTCGGGCTCGATAAAATGATTTTCTCTCAAAAAACTCAGTGCCGAGAGGATGTTTTGGCGATGATTGTGGGGCGTCTGGTTTATCAAGGCAGTAAACTCAGTCTAACGAACATGTACCAAGATACATTTCTTTGGGCTCTCGCCGGGTATGAACTCGGAGTTCGTCCAGATGTTGAAGCCCATTGCTACAAGCCCATGGATGAGCTACTCGAGCGAAAAGATAAGATCGAACGCAAGCTTTCAAAAAAACACCTAGAAGACGGCTGTATGGTTCTATACGACATGACAAATACATGGTTCGAAGGCAAATATGAAGATTCAGATTTAGTCGCATTTGGAAAACCTAAGGGTGGCAAGGTAGGCTACAAACAGATTGCCATCGGCCTGCTCACCGACAAAAAAGGCTGCCCCGTTGGCGTAGAGATATTTAAGGGTTCTACCTCAGATCAGACTACAGTATTGGGCGAGGTGAAAAAGCTTTCCGAGAAGTATGGGCTTAAAAACCTCATCTTCACAGGAGATCGAGGCATGCTCACCCCGAAAAGAATTGCTGAAGTTAATGAAATTGATTACAGCACCATCACGGCTCTAACTCATTCTCAAATTAAAACTTTGCACGAAAAAGATAATATCCAAATGGAGTTGTTTGACTCCAGGAGTATCCTCGAAGTAATGGATGACGACAACAAGAATATACGCTACATGCTGTGCAAAAATGAAAATACAATGAGGGATGAGAATGCAACTAGACGAGCTCTTATCGCTAAAATAGAGAAGGAATTAACTCAGAAGTCCAGCGTAAAACAGAAGCGTCAACGCGTGAGAGTGGCGGCCAGTGTAGGCCGTTTATTTGAGCGCTGTAAAGTGGAGAAGTTTTTCCAATGGGATGTGGACGATAATGGGAAATTAACCTGGTCGCTTAATGAAGAAAAAGTGAAGCAAGAAGAAAAATTCGACGGCTGTTACATAATTCGAACTGACGCGCCCAAAGAAAATATCGGTAAAGATGAGACGGTATTAGCTTATAGAGACTTACAAAAAGTCGAACAGGCCTTCAGAAACCTAAAGACCGTTTCTCTTGAGTTGCGGCCAATGCACCACAAAACCGATGAGCGCTTAAAGTCACACATTTTTCTTTCTACCTTAGCGTATTACATACAGTGGAATGCGACGCAATTACTAAAGCTACTATTTGACGAAGACGGAAAGTACAAAGAAAAGCGCTGGACTTTCCAGCATGTCGTTGAGCGCTTAAAATCTATACGTATAACTGAGAACTTAATTGACGGCGTTGTTGTCAAAAAAGAGGTCTCTCAACCCGATGAAGAACAGCAAAAAATTCTGAATCTACTAGGGGTGAAACTCAAGTAG
- a CDS encoding RNA polymerase sigma factor, which translates to MSDKWLTRKTLLQRVQNSDDPQAWDHFVDYYKDFIFIVLKRMGLKTVECEDLRQEVLLKLWKNLKTFEINQKRAKFRTWLSTLIRNRTIDYLRNKQRQPYMESLDNVNIISQSDLDEIVKKEWERYLTQKALSHVKALFSGVAVRTFELSLLGKNAEEISLELDISKDSVRTLKNRVKLRLVKEIEFLRQEMELKK; encoded by the coding sequence ATGTCAGATAAATGGCTCACCAGGAAAACGCTCTTGCAGAGAGTACAAAATTCTGATGACCCACAAGCGTGGGATCATTTTGTTGATTACTATAAAGATTTTATCTTCATAGTTTTAAAACGTATGGGTCTAAAAACCGTTGAATGTGAAGATCTACGGCAAGAGGTTTTACTCAAGCTTTGGAAAAATCTAAAGACTTTTGAAATAAATCAAAAACGAGCAAAATTCCGTACTTGGTTAAGTACTTTAATCCGTAATAGAACAATCGATTATTTGAGAAATAAACAACGGCAACCCTATATGGAAAGTCTTGATAATGTTAATATTATTTCTCAGTCTGACCTAGATGAAATAGTTAAAAAAGAGTGGGAAAGGTATTTAACACAAAAAGCATTGAGCCATGTGAAAGCATTGTTTTCTGGCGTTGCCGTACGGACTTTTGAATTATCTTTACTAGGGAAAAATGCCGAAGAAATAAGTTTAGAATTAGATATTAGTAAAGACTCAGTAAGGACTTTAAAAAATCGAGTTAAACTGCGTTTGGTTAAAGAGATCGAATTTTTACGCCAAGAAATGGAACTTAAAAAATGA
- a CDS encoding protein kinase domain-containing protein: MSENSSHIEEDKLHDALAGLYDLSSNEIEESNPESLPIYSSLSAEENRYQDERLLARGGVKLVYKAFDPKTGRYVALAKLDENAPEELFEPFLREARLSSLMEHPNIITIYDIGLDAFKKPYFTMELKTGKSLDLLITEEYEQDKNLSQESLRKLLTYYLRICDAVAYAHSMNVLHLDLKAENIQVGKYGEVIVCDWGLGRLVGSREYDGGDFDSLLLNPDLLNNMTLSGEIKGTPGYMSPEQVNKKKSIIDKYSDIYALGALLYTILCNQSPASDCSSLEQILEQTIKGDFPDPQTINKNIPRALQAVISKAMALEPSKRYGDVEELYSEIDSYLLGYSPTAENASLIKEFSLFYGRNKTSCKVSFIFIFLLMIFTSLSFKEIKEKESSTSQALILLEKEQQEKERIGREAAPAYFKKARELLNRGLLIEAYSTAETGYLLDPLDQENLNLMGLILFVQGKYESAQFYLDKPTVPLFNSLKKLNQLYLTNDYSEKDEIHQIKSLLDYCKWILDDEKTLTLFLYWAIDPRKEIRAAVKKHMIFHLEDCQRVLTYARRCKPEYAELLFQIVLDKLNKKQRWVSRRISARIGANWATREDQRISFKKLIPANLALGQKVVSSGGDEKEPEFMLDGNYDHYSNWAASPYPAYATIDLGGMYEVSRFEVYLRDNNTVYQYNIYTSNDGISFNKVIDQSQTQEKSRKEAFVHKIKATMARYVRLEVTYHHENIGVHIREFEVY, translated from the coding sequence ATGAGTGAGAATTCGTCGCATATCGAAGAAGATAAGCTTCATGATGCACTCGCAGGTCTTTATGATTTAAGTTCGAATGAGATAGAAGAGTCAAATCCCGAATCCTTACCCATATATTCGAGCTTATCAGCGGAAGAAAATCGTTATCAGGATGAAAGGCTTTTAGCAAGAGGGGGAGTGAAGCTCGTTTATAAAGCTTTTGACCCCAAAACGGGAAGGTATGTCGCTCTGGCTAAATTAGATGAGAACGCTCCGGAAGAATTATTTGAGCCTTTTTTACGTGAAGCACGATTAAGTTCTTTAATGGAGCATCCTAATATAATTACTATATACGATATCGGTTTGGATGCATTTAAGAAACCTTATTTCACTATGGAACTGAAGACGGGTAAAAGTTTAGATTTACTGATAACTGAAGAGTATGAACAAGATAAAAATTTAAGCCAAGAGTCACTGAGGAAGTTGTTGACTTATTATCTACGTATTTGTGATGCAGTGGCTTATGCACATTCAATGAATGTATTGCACCTAGATTTAAAAGCGGAAAATATACAGGTAGGAAAGTATGGTGAAGTTATTGTCTGTGATTGGGGCTTGGGTCGACTTGTCGGAAGTCGTGAATATGATGGGGGTGATTTTGATAGCTTACTGTTAAACCCTGATTTATTGAACAATATGACCTTAAGCGGAGAAATAAAGGGGACTCCTGGTTATATGTCTCCTGAACAAGTTAATAAGAAGAAGAGTATAATTGATAAGTATAGTGATATATATGCTTTGGGTGCACTGCTTTATACTATTCTCTGCAATCAGTCTCCGGCGTCTGATTGTAGTTCACTTGAGCAGATTTTAGAGCAAACAATCAAAGGTGATTTTCCAGATCCACAGACAATTAATAAAAATATTCCACGAGCTTTACAGGCGGTGATCAGTAAAGCAATGGCGCTTGAGCCTAGCAAGCGTTATGGGGACGTAGAAGAATTATATTCAGAGATTGATAGCTATCTCTTAGGCTATTCACCTACAGCAGAAAATGCCAGTTTGATAAAAGAATTCAGTCTTTTTTATGGAAGGAATAAGACTTCCTGTAAAGTCAGTTTTATTTTTATTTTTCTCCTCATGATCTTTACTAGCCTCTCATTTAAAGAAATTAAAGAAAAAGAATCATCTACGAGCCAAGCTTTAATCCTCCTAGAAAAAGAGCAGCAAGAAAAAGAGCGTATTGGTCGTGAGGCAGCACCCGCATATTTTAAAAAAGCAAGAGAATTATTGAATAGAGGTTTATTAATAGAGGCCTATAGTACTGCTGAAACGGGGTATTTATTAGATCCTTTAGATCAAGAAAATTTAAATTTGATGGGGCTGATTTTATTTGTTCAAGGAAAGTACGAGTCAGCGCAATTTTATTTAGATAAGCCTACTGTTCCACTCTTTAATTCACTCAAAAAATTAAATCAACTTTACCTTACAAATGATTATTCCGAGAAAGATGAAATTCATCAAATTAAATCTTTGCTTGATTATTGTAAATGGATTTTAGATGATGAAAAAACTTTGACACTTTTTTTATATTGGGCCATCGATCCACGTAAAGAAATTAGGGCTGCAGTCAAAAAACATATGATTTTTCATTTAGAAGATTGTCAACGTGTGCTTACTTATGCTCGACGCTGCAAGCCTGAATATGCGGAACTACTTTTTCAGATAGTACTCGATAAACTCAACAAGAAGCAAAGGTGGGTAAGCCGTAGAATAAGTGCAAGGATAGGAGCTAATTGGGCGACTCGTGAGGATCAGAGGATCTCTTTTAAAAAATTGATACCGGCAAATTTGGCATTGGGGCAAAAAGTAGTCAGCAGTGGTGGAGATGAAAAAGAGCCTGAATTTATGTTGGATGGGAACTATGATCATTATAGTAATTGGGCGGCAAGTCCTTATCCAGCTTATGCAACTATCGACCTAGGAGGGATGTATGAAGTGTCTCGTTTTGAAGTCTACTTGCGAGATAATAATACCGTCTATCAGTACAATATATATACATCAAATGATGGCATTAGTTTTAATAAAGTTATTGATCAAAGTCAAACACAAGAAAAAAGTAGAAAGGAAGCATTTGTGCATAAGATAAAGGCTACAATGGCACGCTATGTACGCTTAGAAGTGACTTATCACCACGAAAATATAGGCGTACATATACGGGAATTTGAAGTCTATTAG